In Streptomyces sp. NBC_01426, one genomic interval encodes:
- a CDS encoding SWIM zinc finger family protein yields MPPGLEATTWWGRAWVVALEERAPDAARLARGHAYAAEGHVDAVTITPGRIVAYVRGSRARPYRTELALPAFADAEWGEVLETVAADPAALAALLEREVPESLAETVLPGPGELLARCSCPDVGRPPCKHAAALCYRAARLLDEDPFVLLLLRGRGERELLEELTRRNAAHAAREQPDATPDFPGVPARAAVARTAPPPLPAPMRAPAAPGLPPAYPADPAAPDPLALDQLATDAGARALALLATGEDPIGGLTLWQDAVRLASAHPTAGLTGVARTLYRDLARATGRTTTDLARGAAAWRQGGLPGLSVLDEPWDPPAGPFDRARPALLAAGRGLYRPDRNRLTAGTRQLRLGREGLWYPYESRLDDADWWPSGRPSTDPVTALQR; encoded by the coding sequence GTGCCCCCCGGGCTCGAGGCGACGACCTGGTGGGGTCGGGCCTGGGTGGTCGCGCTGGAGGAGCGCGCCCCCGACGCGGCCCGCCTGGCCCGGGGGCACGCCTATGCCGCCGAGGGCCACGTCGACGCGGTGACGATCACCCCGGGTCGGATCGTGGCGTACGTCCGGGGGAGCAGGGCCCGCCCGTACCGTACCGAACTGGCGCTGCCGGCCTTCGCGGACGCCGAATGGGGAGAGGTCCTGGAGACGGTCGCCGCCGACCCCGCGGCGCTCGCGGCCCTGCTGGAACGGGAGGTTCCGGAGTCCCTCGCGGAGACGGTCCTGCCGGGCCCGGGCGAACTGCTCGCGCGCTGCTCCTGCCCCGACGTGGGGCGGCCGCCGTGCAAGCACGCGGCGGCCCTCTGCTACCGGGCGGCCCGACTGCTGGACGAGGACCCGTTCGTGCTGCTGCTCCTGCGCGGACGCGGGGAGCGGGAACTGCTGGAGGAGCTGACCCGGCGCAACGCCGCCCACGCCGCCCGCGAACAGCCCGACGCCACCCCCGACTTCCCCGGGGTCCCCGCCCGCGCGGCGGTGGCCCGCACCGCGCCGCCCCCGCTGCCGGCGCCGATGCGCGCCCCGGCCGCCCCCGGGCTGCCGCCCGCCTACCCGGCCGACCCCGCCGCGCCCGACCCGCTCGCACTGGACCAGCTCGCGACGGACGCGGGCGCCCGCGCCCTCGCGCTGCTGGCGACCGGCGAGGACCCGATCGGCGGCCTCACCCTGTGGCAGGACGCCGTCCGGCTGGCCTCCGCGCACCCGACGGCCGGCCTGACCGGCGTCGCCCGCACCCTCTACCGGGACCTGGCCCGCGCCACCGGCCGGACCACCACCGACCTTGCCCGGGGCGCGGCCGCCTGGCGCCAGGGGGGCCTGCCGGGCCTGTCCGTCCTCGACGAACCCTGGGATCCGCCGGCGGGCCCCTTCGACCGGGCGCGCCCCGCCCTGCTCGCCGCGGGCCGTGGCCTGTACCGCCCCGACCGCAACCGCCTCACCGCCGGGACCCGTCAGCTCCGGCTCGGCCGCGAGGGCCTCTGGTACCCGTACGAGTCCCGCCTCGACGACGCCGACTGGTGGCCCTCCGGCCGCCCGTCCACGGACCCGGTGACGGCCCTTCAGCGCTGA
- a CDS encoding DUF2293 domain-containing protein — protein MSLVVFESHKRIHCAECRQGPLRLLVREAGAPRCLDCVDLGHLVYLPRGDAALTRRAREASSLSAVVVRRHKRRHRYERQGLLVEEGALARAERACLADAEVRARRRDRDRLRRAAEDVRFTAAFTAEIRRLFPGCPEERARAIAAHASLRGSGRVGRTAAGRALDEPAVSMAVRAAVRHLDTEYDALLMAGVPRFAARARLAERIDAILDGWRAASGEPVRAETA, from the coding sequence ATGAGTCTTGTCGTGTTCGAGTCGCACAAGCGGATCCACTGCGCCGAGTGCCGGCAGGGCCCGCTCCGGCTCCTCGTCCGCGAGGCGGGAGCGCCCCGCTGCCTGGACTGCGTCGACCTCGGCCATCTGGTCTACCTGCCGCGCGGCGACGCGGCGCTCACCCGACGTGCGCGGGAGGCCAGTTCACTCTCCGCCGTCGTGGTGCGCCGGCACAAACGCCGCCATCGCTACGAACGCCAGGGCCTGTTGGTCGAGGAGGGCGCCCTGGCCCGCGCCGAGCGCGCCTGCCTCGCGGACGCCGAGGTGCGGGCCCGCCGCAGGGACCGCGACCGGCTGCGGCGCGCGGCCGAGGACGTCCGCTTCACGGCGGCCTTCACCGCCGAGATCCGGCGACTGTTCCCCGGCTGTCCGGAGGAACGCGCGCGGGCCATCGCGGCGCACGCCTCGCTGCGCGGCAGTGGCCGCGTGGGCCGGACCGCCGCAGGCCGGGCCCTGGACGAACCGGCGGTGTCCATGGCGGTGCGGGCGGCCGTGCGGCACCTCGACACCGAGTACGACGCCCTGCTCATGGCGGGAGTACCGCGGTTCGCCGCCCGGGCCCGGCTGGCGGAGCGGATCGACGCGATCCTGGACGGATGGCGGGCGGCGTCCGGGGAGCCGGTCCGGGCCGAGACGGCCTAG
- a CDS encoding DEAD/DEAH box helicase, translating into MTPPPPPPPADPLVPLLRHAAVFLPDAVPRRGRLVFWAPDGAPLPEVGTPQPLSVVRPHGSGVRARTVPAVALPVVDALPLLVRASRDLGVACAPATRAWATAATQALSLVARGRLLPGVTPEGVDAWRAGPLDAEDVGYLRAIAAALPHEAYAAPLAGRRPVTLPEPEALVRAFLDAVADGLPRTPAAPVAAGRPFAASEPQRVPGIREWATQVAAGADTGVGISLRLDLSSFRLFDEAEPEDVRRAGAAVVQVHSLADPTLVADAGALWAGTAAAGFGPRARIDAVLALRRAARVWPPLLRLLDQPVPDALALSDPDLEDLLGAAATRLASAGVLVHWPRELARTLSATAVVRSTAPGSATDGTAFFDAGQLFAFSWELALGGDRLTPGEMDALAQAHRPVVRLRDQWVRVDPELVRKARKRELGLLDPVDALAAVLTGTTEVEGEPVEAVPVGALAALRERLTGELAPLPQPAALKATLRDYQARGLAWLDLMTSLGLGGCLADDMGLGKTVTLIALHLHRDRAEPTLVVCPASLLGNWQREIERFAPGTPVRRFHGVGRSLEGLDEAGGFVLTTYGTMRAGAPRLAEQRWGMVVADEAQHVKNPHSATAKALRTIPAPARVALTGTPVENNLSELWALLDWTTPGLLGPLTTFRARHARPVEHQQEEDGGNDEAVARLAALVRPFLLRRKKSDPGIAPELPPKTETDHPVSLTREQASLYQAAVDEAMAVIETSEGIERRGMIMKLLASLKQICNHPAQYLKEESPRIPHRSGKLALLDELLDTILAEGGSVLIFTQYVTMARIIERHLANRGIAHQLLHGGTPVARREELVDRFQAGEVPVFLLSLKAAGTGLNLTRAGHVVHFDRWWNPAVEEQATDRAYRIGQTQPVQVHRIIAEGTVEDRIAEMLEAKRALADAVLGSGESALTELSDRELADLVSLRRPE; encoded by the coding sequence GTGACGCCGCCACCGCCGCCGCCGCCGGCGGACCCCCTCGTCCCGCTGTTGCGGCACGCCGCCGTGTTCCTCCCCGACGCCGTCCCCCGCCGGGGCCGGCTCGTCTTCTGGGCGCCCGACGGTGCCCCCCTCCCCGAGGTCGGGACCCCGCAGCCGCTGAGCGTGGTCCGCCCGCACGGCAGCGGGGTGCGCGCCCGGACCGTCCCGGCCGTGGCCCTGCCCGTCGTCGACGCGCTGCCCCTGCTGGTCCGCGCGTCCCGCGACCTCGGCGTGGCCTGCGCCCCCGCCACGCGGGCCTGGGCCACCGCCGCCACCCAGGCGCTCAGCCTGGTCGCGCGCGGCCGGTTGCTGCCCGGGGTGACCCCCGAGGGCGTCGACGCCTGGCGGGCCGGGCCGCTCGACGCCGAGGACGTCGGGTACCTGCGCGCGATCGCGGCCGCCCTGCCTCATGAGGCGTACGCCGCCCCGCTCGCCGGCCGCCGCCCGGTGACGCTCCCCGAACCGGAGGCCCTGGTCCGGGCGTTCCTGGACGCCGTGGCCGACGGCCTGCCCCGTACCCCGGCCGCCCCGGTGGCCGCCGGGCGTCCGTTCGCCGCGTCGGAGCCCCAGCGGGTCCCCGGCATACGGGAGTGGGCCACCCAGGTCGCGGCCGGCGCCGACACCGGGGTGGGGATCTCGCTGCGGCTCGACCTGTCCTCCTTCCGGCTGTTCGACGAGGCCGAGCCCGAGGACGTGCGGCGCGCCGGGGCCGCCGTGGTCCAGGTCCACAGCCTCGCGGACCCGACGCTCGTCGCCGACGCGGGCGCGCTCTGGGCCGGCACGGCCGCCGCCGGGTTCGGTCCGCGGGCGCGGATCGACGCCGTGCTCGCCCTGCGCCGGGCCGCCCGGGTGTGGCCACCGCTGCTGCGCCTGCTGGACCAGCCCGTACCCGACGCCCTGGCCCTGTCGGATCCGGATCTGGAGGACCTGCTCGGCGCCGCCGCGACCCGGTTGGCGAGCGCCGGGGTCCTGGTCCACTGGCCGCGCGAGTTGGCCCGTACGTTGTCCGCGACCGCCGTCGTGCGGTCCACCGCACCCGGCTCCGCCACCGACGGCACGGCCTTCTTCGACGCCGGACAGCTCTTCGCCTTCTCGTGGGAACTCGCCCTCGGCGGCGACCGGCTCACCCCGGGGGAGATGGACGCGCTCGCGCAGGCGCACCGGCCCGTGGTGCGGCTGCGCGACCAGTGGGTGCGGGTGGATCCCGAGCTGGTGCGCAAGGCCCGCAAGCGGGAGTTGGGCCTGCTGGACCCGGTGGACGCGTTGGCCGCCGTGCTGACCGGGACGACCGAGGTCGAGGGCGAGCCGGTGGAGGCGGTCCCGGTGGGCGCGCTGGCCGCGCTGCGGGAGCGACTCACCGGCGAACTCGCGCCGTTGCCGCAGCCCGCCGCGTTGAAGGCCACCCTGCGCGACTACCAGGCGCGCGGTCTGGCCTGGCTGGACCTGATGACCTCGCTCGGTCTCGGCGGCTGCCTGGCCGACGACATGGGCCTCGGCAAGACGGTGACGCTGATCGCGCTGCACCTGCACCGGGACCGGGCCGAGCCGACCCTGGTCGTCTGCCCGGCCTCGCTGCTGGGCAACTGGCAGCGGGAGATCGAGCGGTTCGCCCCCGGCACCCCGGTCCGCCGGTTCCACGGCGTCGGCCGCAGCCTCGAAGGGCTGGACGAGGCGGGCGGGTTCGTGCTCACCACGTACGGGACGATGCGCGCCGGCGCCCCCCGCCTGGCCGAGCAGCGCTGGGGCATGGTCGTCGCGGACGAGGCCCAGCACGTGAAGAACCCGCATTCGGCGACGGCGAAGGCCCTGCGCACCATCCCCGCGCCCGCCCGGGTGGCGCTGACGGGCACCCCGGTGGAGAACAACCTCTCCGAGCTGTGGGCGCTCCTCGACTGGACCACGCCCGGGCTGCTGGGCCCGCTCACCACCTTCCGGGCGCGCCACGCCCGCCCGGTGGAGCACCAGCAGGAGGAGGACGGCGGCAACGACGAGGCGGTCGCCCGACTGGCCGCGCTGGTACGGCCCTTCCTGCTGCGGCGCAAGAAGTCCGACCCCGGCATCGCGCCCGAACTCCCGCCGAAGACCGAGACCGACCACCCGGTGTCCCTCACCCGGGAGCAGGCCTCGCTCTACCAGGCCGCGGTGGACGAGGCGATGGCCGTGATCGAGACGAGCGAGGGCATCGAACGACGCGGAATGATCATGAAGTTGTTGGCCTCGCTCAAGCAGATCTGCAACCACCCCGCGCAGTACCTCAAGGAAGAGTCGCCCCGGATCCCGCACCGGTCGGGCAAGCTCGCGCTGCTGGACGAGTTGCTGGACACGATCCTGGCGGAGGGCGGCTCGGTGCTGATCTTCACGCAGTACGTGACGATGGCCCGCATCATCGAGCGGCACCTGGCGAACCGCGGCATCGCGCACCAACTGCTGCACGGCGGGACGCCGGTGGCGCGCCGCGAGGAACTCGTGGACCGGTTCCAGGCGGGCGAGGTGCCGGTGTTCCTGCTGTCGCTGAAGGCGGCGGGCACCGGCCTGAACCTCACGCGCGCCGGTCACGTCGTCCACTTCGACCGCTGGTGGAACCCCGCCGTGGAGGAACAGGCCACCGACCGCGCCTACCGCATCGGCCAGACCCAGCCCGTACAGGTGCACCGGATCATCGCGGAGGGCACCGTCGAGGACCGGATCGCCGAGATGCTGGAGGCGAAGCGGGCCCTGGCCGACGCCGTGCTGGGCTCCGGCGAGTCGGCGCTGACCGAGCTGTCCGACCGCGAACTGGCCGACCTGGTGTCCCTGCGGAGGCCCGAATGA
- a CDS encoding pseudouridine-5'-phosphate glycosidase, with product MPQHRASAPPSASAVPASAPSSVPVLSEEVREALAAGRPVVALESTIIAHGLPRPRNLAVGTELEALVRSEGAVPATIAVVDGVAYAGLDKGQLERIAGGEDVRKLGHRDLAPALATGATGATTVSATSFLAARAGLRVFATGGLGGVHREFAHTQDESADLSLLARTRITVVCAGVKSILDVPATLQRLETLGVGVLGYGTDRFPGFYLSSSGEPVDWTVHRPEEVAAVMAAQDALGGPESALLVAHPVAEAEQLDPELHDRVLAEALDACRERGITGQAVTPFLLGFLVRATGGASLEANLAAVRGNVRLGARIAGAWAARA from the coding sequence ATGCCACAGCACAGAGCATCCGCGCCCCCGTCCGCGTCCGCCGTCCCGGCCTCGGCGCCCTCCTCGGTACCGGTCCTTTCGGAGGAGGTGCGCGAGGCGCTGGCCGCCGGGAGGCCCGTCGTCGCCCTGGAGTCGACGATCATCGCGCACGGCCTGCCGCGCCCCCGCAATCTGGCGGTGGGCACCGAGTTGGAGGCCCTGGTGCGCTCCGAGGGGGCGGTTCCGGCGACGATCGCCGTGGTGGACGGAGTGGCGTACGCGGGCCTCGACAAGGGGCAACTGGAGCGGATCGCCGGGGGCGAGGACGTGCGCAAGCTCGGCCACCGGGATCTGGCGCCCGCCCTCGCGACGGGTGCGACCGGGGCGACGACGGTCTCCGCGACGTCCTTCCTGGCGGCGCGGGCCGGTCTGCGCGTCTTCGCCACGGGCGGGCTGGGCGGGGTGCACCGGGAGTTCGCCCACACCCAGGACGAGTCGGCGGACCTGTCGCTGCTCGCGCGCACCCGGATCACGGTGGTCTGCGCGGGGGTGAAGTCGATCCTGGACGTGCCCGCCACGCTGCAACGGCTGGAGACCCTGGGGGTCGGGGTGCTCGGGTACGGGACGGACCGCTTCCCCGGCTTCTACCTGTCCAGTTCCGGCGAGCCGGTGGACTGGACCGTGCACCGGCCCGAGGAGGTGGCGGCGGTGATGGCGGCTCAGGACGCGCTCGGCGGGCCGGAGTCCGCGCTGCTGGTCGCCCATCCGGTGGCGGAGGCAGAGCAGCTGGATCCGGAGCTGCACGACCGGGTGCTGGCGGAGGCACTGGACGCGTGCCGGGAGCGGGGCATCACGGGGCAGGCGGTGACCCCGTTCCTCCTGGGGTTCCTGGTACGGGCGACCGGCGGCGCGTCGTTGGAGGCGAACCTGGCGGCGGTGCGGGGCAACGTCCGGCTCGGGGCCCGGATCGCGGGGGCCTGGGCGGCCCGGGCATGA
- a CDS encoding HAD domain-containing protein codes for MMNSPLLLLDVDGPLNPFRSRLAGLRGYDSHRMRPEIWMSRRAPDSRSARRGLRVRLHPAHGARLLALPYELAWATTWMHQANTMIAPRIGLPGDLPVIEWPELFAHDPDGLSWKTRPLLAWAAGRPFAWVDDMINPRDRAWVAAHHPAPALLLRVHPRHGLRDRDFAALTHWATHLDRPDTPA; via the coding sequence ATGATGAACAGCCCGCTGCTTCTCCTAGATGTGGACGGCCCGCTCAACCCCTTCCGGTCGCGGCTCGCCGGGCTGCGCGGGTACGACAGCCACCGGATGCGTCCCGAGATCTGGATGTCCCGCCGCGCCCCGGATTCGCGCAGCGCACGGCGCGGGCTCCGGGTCCGCCTGCACCCCGCCCACGGCGCCCGCTTGCTCGCCCTGCCCTACGAACTCGCCTGGGCGACCACCTGGATGCACCAGGCCAACACGATGATCGCCCCGCGCATCGGGTTGCCCGGCGATCTCCCGGTGATCGAGTGGCCGGAGCTGTTCGCCCATGATCCCGACGGCCTTTCCTGGAAGACCCGCCCGCTCCTCGCCTGGGCCGCCGGCCGCCCGTTCGCCTGGGTCGACGACATGATCAACCCGCGGGACCGGGCCTGGGTCGCCGCCCATCACCCCGCCCCGGCCCTGTTGTTGCGCGTCCACCCGCGCCACGGGCTCCGCGACCGCGACTTCGCCGCGCTCACCCACTGGGCGACCCACCTCGACCGACCCGACACCCCGGCCTGA
- a CDS encoding chaplin — MRHSRRNGLITAVVAGGGLAVAGVGGLAYADADAGGRAEGSPGLLAGNLVQLPVNTPVNVCGNTVSVVGLLNSATGNRCTNASQGGGARSGSGASGQGHSSSSTKAGTANGGGSVADGQTTGSPGLLSGNGIQLPVDLPLNVSGNSVNLVGIGNPSSGNISVNGGKPSGGKPVQPPVVVTPPVIPPAPVTQVKPPAPQTPQTPPRHTEALAHTGSDGLGYLIPGSGALLLGGALLYRRFRTQGSV; from the coding sequence ATGCGTCACAGTCGTCGCAATGGCTTGATCACGGCGGTGGTTGCGGGAGGTGGACTGGCGGTCGCGGGGGTGGGTGGCCTCGCCTACGCCGATGCGGACGCGGGCGGCAGAGCCGAGGGCTCCCCGGGCCTGCTCGCCGGGAACCTGGTGCAACTGCCGGTGAACACACCGGTGAACGTGTGCGGGAACACCGTCAGCGTGGTCGGGCTCCTCAACTCCGCCACCGGCAACCGCTGCACGAACGCCTCCCAGGGCGGCGGCGCCCGCTCCGGCTCGGGCGCCTCGGGGCAGGGCCACTCCTCGTCCTCCACGAAGGCCGGTACGGCCAACGGCGGCGGATCGGTGGCCGACGGACAGACGACGGGTTCTCCCGGCCTGCTGTCCGGCAACGGCATCCAGCTCCCCGTGGACCTCCCGCTGAACGTCAGTGGCAACTCCGTGAACCTGGTCGGAATCGGCAACCCCTCCAGCGGCAACATCTCCGTCAACGGCGGCAAGCCCAGCGGTGGCAAGCCGGTCCAGCCGCCCGTCGTCGTCACGCCGCCCGTCATCCCGCCGGCGCCCGTCACGCAGGTGAAGCCGCCGGCGCCGCAGACCCCGCAGACGCCGCCCCGGCACACCGAAGCCCTCGCCCACACCGGGTCCGACGGCCTCGGCTACCTGATCCCCGGCAGTGGCGCGCTGCTGCTCGGCGGAGCGCTGCTGTACCGCCGCTTCCGTACGCAGGGTTCCGTCTAG
- a CDS encoding uridine kinase produces the protein MQLEAITWQRMAERLAGRLEDRSEGPDRGPWQRVGIDGAPAAGTDVLADRLAEELRGRGRPVLTVPADGFLRPASLRFEFGRQDVDAYLGGWYDTAALWREVFGPTDPGGTGRVLPDLWDPATDRATRSPYVELPAGGVLIVHGPLLFGHWFPFDLGVHIRLSPGALARRTEESARWTLPAFARYEAETDPAAAADAVVRADDPRHPAWTGLAD, from the coding sequence GTGCAGCTGGAAGCGATCACATGGCAGCGGATGGCCGAGCGGCTCGCCGGTCGTCTGGAAGACCGGTCCGAGGGCCCCGACCGGGGGCCCTGGCAGCGGGTGGGCATCGACGGCGCGCCCGCCGCCGGAACGGACGTGCTCGCGGACCGGCTCGCCGAGGAACTGCGCGGGCGGGGCAGGCCCGTACTGACGGTCCCGGCCGACGGGTTCCTGCGGCCGGCCTCCCTCCGCTTCGAGTTCGGCCGGCAGGACGTGGACGCCTACCTCGGCGGCTGGTACGACACGGCCGCCCTCTGGCGCGAGGTGTTCGGCCCCACCGACCCCGGCGGCACCGGACGGGTACTGCCCGACCTCTGGGACCCGGCGACCGACCGGGCCACCCGCAGCCCCTACGTCGAACTCCCCGCGGGCGGCGTGCTGATCGTGCACGGACCGCTGCTGTTCGGCCACTGGTTCCCCTTCGACCTCGGCGTGCACATCCGCCTCTCCCCGGGAGCCCTCGCCCGCAGGACCGAGGAGTCCGCGCGCTGGACCCTGCCCGCCTTCGCCCGCTACGAGGCCGAGACCGACCCGGCGGCCGCGGCCGACGCCGTCGTCCGGGCCGACGACCCCCGTCACCCGGCCTGGACGGGACTCGCGGACTGA
- a CDS encoding cupin domain-containing protein, with the protein MGGRQATARRPGASGGPDLTGREIVIESGQCTGWHYHDVPLMAVVASGTLTRILDDGSVETHPVGATFVEPSGSDHVHLGRNLGSEPVVLHVTCALAEDARWSVATPAPFGATPCPCPGHAR; encoded by the coding sequence ATGGGCGGACGTCAGGCGACGGCGCGACGGCCGGGGGCGAGCGGGGGACCGGACCTCACGGGCCGGGAGATCGTGATCGAGTCCGGGCAGTGCACGGGATGGCACTACCACGACGTGCCGCTGATGGCGGTGGTCGCCTCCGGAACGCTGACCCGGATCCTGGACGACGGATCCGTCGAGACGCACCCGGTGGGAGCCACCTTCGTCGAACCCTCGGGCAGCGACCACGTCCACCTCGGCCGCAACCTGGGCAGCGAACCGGTCGTGCTCCACGTGACCTGCGCCCTCGCCGAGGACGCCCGTTGGTCCGTGGCCACGCCCGCCCCGTTCGGCGCGACGCCGTGCCCGTGCCCGGGGCACGCCCGCTGA
- a CDS encoding carbohydrate kinase family protein, producing the protein MTGRGVTGAGPTETGAAGSGTSGLDANGPGTSRPDSNGPGTTTDATTTAPREPAGRGAGGAPGALLVVGDVVTDVVAVHTEPLAPATDTVARIRTLPGGAGGNAACWAAHEGAPEVRILARVGTESARWHERALVDAGVRPKLVVDRAEPTGTVVALVGKDAERTFLTDSGASLRLCPADWAPALLDGAAHLHLSGYLFFADSSRELARVAMRAARTRGVPVSVDPASAGFLATLGPERFLAAVAGACVLLPNEDEARLLAGLPEPAGVARAAVALSRRVPLVVVTRGAAGALIAEGGRITAEVDAEAVEAVDSTGAGDAFTGGFLAARLAGATPVEAARAGCRAAAVAVTRLGGRP; encoded by the coding sequence ATGACCGGGCGGGGGGTGACCGGCGCGGGACCGACGGAGACGGGCGCGGCGGGCTCGGGCACGAGCGGGCTGGACGCGAACGGGCCGGGCACCAGCCGGCCGGACTCGAACGGGCCGGGCACGACGACGGACGCGACGACGACGGCCCCGCGGGAGCCGGCCGGGCGCGGGGCGGGGGGCGCGCCGGGTGCGCTGCTGGTCGTCGGGGACGTGGTGACGGACGTGGTCGCGGTGCACACCGAACCGCTCGCGCCCGCCACCGACACGGTCGCCCGGATCCGTACCCTGCCCGGCGGGGCGGGCGGCAACGCCGCCTGCTGGGCGGCGCACGAGGGCGCACCGGAGGTACGGATCCTGGCGCGGGTGGGCACCGAGTCGGCGCGCTGGCACGAGCGGGCGCTGGTGGACGCGGGGGTCCGCCCCAAGCTGGTCGTCGACCGGGCGGAGCCGACCGGGACGGTGGTGGCGCTGGTCGGCAAGGACGCGGAGCGGACCTTCCTGACCGACAGCGGGGCGTCCCTGCGGCTGTGCCCGGCCGACTGGGCGCCGGCGCTGCTGGACGGGGCCGCGCACCTGCACCTGTCGGGGTACCTGTTCTTCGCGGACAGCAGCCGGGAGTTGGCGAGGGTGGCGATGAGGGCGGCCCGGACCCGGGGGGTGCCGGTGAGCGTGGACCCGGCCTCGGCGGGGTTCCTGGCCACGTTGGGCCCGGAGCGCTTCCTGGCGGCGGTGGCGGGGGCCTGCGTACTGCTGCCGAACGAGGACGAGGCCCGGCTGTTGGCGGGGCTCCCGGAGCCGGCCGGGGTGGCCCGGGCGGCGGTGGCGCTGAGCCGCCGGGTGCCGCTGGTGGTGGTCACCCGGGGCGCGGCCGGGGCGCTGATCGCCGAGGGCGGGCGCATCACGGCCGAGGTCGACGCCGAGGCCGTCGAGGCGGTGGATTCCACGGGTGCGGGGGACGCGTTCACCGGTGGTTTCCTGGCGGCCCGGCTGGCGGGCGCGACCCCGGTGGAGGCGGCCCGCGCGGGGTGCCGGGCGGCCGCGGTGGCGGTCACCCGGCTGGGCGGACGTCCGTAG
- a CDS encoding WGR domain-containing protein — translation MAGETTYMELSQDDGGAHKFYEVTVDGTSVTVRYGRIGAEGQVQNSSFPTVEKARAAAAKKVGEKVRKGYAPAVRGARAARSVTRRQVTSAPSTARAVAPVLWRFRTGSSAFGIHVDEDRCWVGNQAGDVYTLSHGGEVLARYSLPDGVKCLVADEFWIYAGCDDGTVYDLSSKVPFGAYDIAADVDIFWLDIREGVLNVSDRSGGLTVIDHEDEFQWSRRSSGSNAWMVRADERAVYHGHSKGVTAYAPDGGRELWHTATDGSVLFGWQEDSAVYAGTGRNTVQRLSKATGAVEASYRCDAAVYSCATSPDGRHVFAGDLSSSVYCFDADGRRLWKLGTGSGSALSMQYLDGRLYLVTTDGSLVCVDASEQAISAAQQGSVPTAMDVKSAAALPVFTPAASASAVATVSVAAAPAGGVVVECVQQGGRTRVHVVSDGFEPGWNVQFPRGIREAGARYVVEGLHAASGGFYRVRGEIRRLV, via the coding sequence ATGGCCGGCGAGACGACGTACATGGAGCTGTCGCAGGACGACGGCGGGGCGCACAAGTTCTACGAGGTGACGGTGGACGGCACGTCCGTCACCGTGCGGTACGGGCGCATCGGCGCGGAGGGCCAGGTGCAGAACTCCTCCTTCCCGACGGTGGAGAAGGCGCGCGCGGCCGCCGCGAAGAAGGTCGGGGAGAAGGTCCGCAAGGGCTACGCCCCGGCGGTTCGCGGTGCCCGCGCGGCGCGGTCGGTGACCCGCAGGCAGGTGACCTCGGCCCCGTCGACGGCGCGCGCGGTGGCTCCCGTGCTGTGGCGTTTCCGCACGGGCTCCTCGGCGTTCGGGATCCACGTGGACGAGGACCGCTGCTGGGTCGGCAACCAGGCGGGTGACGTCTACACGCTGAGCCACGGCGGCGAGGTGCTGGCCCGGTACTCGCTGCCGGACGGGGTGAAGTGCCTGGTGGCGGACGAGTTCTGGATCTACGCGGGCTGTGACGACGGCACGGTGTACGACCTGTCGTCGAAGGTGCCGTTCGGGGCGTACGACATCGCCGCGGACGTGGACATCTTCTGGCTCGACATCCGCGAGGGCGTGCTGAACGTGTCCGACCGCAGCGGTGGCCTGACCGTCATCGACCACGAGGACGAGTTCCAGTGGTCGCGGCGCTCGTCGGGGTCCAACGCCTGGATGGTGCGGGCCGACGAGCGGGCGGTGTACCACGGTCACAGCAAGGGCGTGACGGCCTACGCCCCGGATGGCGGGCGGGAGTTGTGGCACACGGCGACGGACGGTTCGGTGCTGTTCGGGTGGCAGGAGGACTCCGCCGTGTACGCGGGGACCGGGCGCAACACGGTGCAGCGGCTGTCGAAGGCGACGGGCGCGGTGGAGGCCTCGTACCGGTGTGATGCGGCGGTGTACTCGTGTGCGACGTCGCCGGACGGGCGGCACGTGTTCGCGGGCGACCTCTCCTCCTCCGTGTACTGCTTCGACGCGGACGGCCGGCGGCTGTGGAAGCTGGGCACGGGCAGTGGGTCGGCGCTGTCGATGCAGTACCTCGACGGGCGGCTGTACCTGGTCACCACGGACGGTTCGCTGGTGTGCGTGGACGCGAGCGAGCAGGCGATCTCGGCCGCGCAGCAGGGTTCGGTGCCGACGGCGATGGACGTCAAGTCGGCCGCCGCGCTGCCCGTGTTCACGCCGGCCGCGTCCGCCTCGGCGGTGGCGACGGTCTCGGTGGCCGCAGCGCCGGCGGGCGGTGTGGTGGTGGAGTGCGTCCAGCAGGGCGGACGGACGCGGGTGCACGTGGTGTCCGACGGCTTCGAGCCCGGCTGGAACGTGCAGTTCCCCCGGGGGATCCGGGAGGCCGGCGCCCGCTACGTGGTGGAGGGGCTGCACGCGGCGTCCGGCGGCTTCTACCGGGTGCGCGGGGAGATACGCCGACTCGTCTGA